A DNA window from Neochlamydia sp. AcF84 contains the following coding sequences:
- a CDS encoding transposase codes for MQCWSSTKKLRKFCHKLLKQIKHFRVYLKDLAIPMTNNAVEESLRNLAIARKLCPRQPIYLWQKMEGGAA; via the coding sequence TTGCAGTGCTGGAGTAGTACTAAAAAGCTGCGGAAGTTTTGCCACAAGCTTTTAAAGCAGATCAAACATTTCCGCGTCTACTTGAAAGATCTTGCTATTCCTATGACCAATAATGCTGTCGAAGAATCTTTAAGAAATCTAGCCATTGCACGTAAGTTATGTCCTAGGCAGCCAATCTATCTATGGCAAAAGATGGAGGGAGGTGCTGCATAG
- a CDS encoding phosphatidylglycerol lysyltransferase domain-containing protein, translating to MQLQELPSQQKLSSPQIADYVTRWGGSPSIALLDPRCQIFTSRYAEGVIGYRLAAGAAFVFGEPVCDPALKVSLALEFEEHCKKHKKNIVYTQVSQEFGDWGVRHYNGALIEVGHDFFVDPHLDPTAGRDARMLRKKVKHALTEGTSIHEYTSPQAELEQAMEQAKQTWLKGRKGPQIYLSNIHLFNNRSGKRWFYAIKGNRLVGQCMLNQLEARGGWVINLLMATPEASGGTTELLVVSILEQLRKENCQYLTFGMVPLDKIDRITGLSAFSNWFTKTAFKGANWMFKLDGKRKYWQKYKPYYESSHLLFTNKKFMARDMFGLMRAMNARF from the coding sequence ATGCAGCTTCAAGAATTACCATCTCAACAAAAACTTAGCAGCCCGCAAATAGCCGATTACGTCACACGTTGGGGAGGCTCCCCTTCTATCGCTTTACTTGATCCGCGCTGTCAGATCTTTACCTCTCGTTATGCTGAAGGAGTTATTGGTTATCGCCTTGCCGCAGGTGCCGCTTTTGTGTTCGGTGAGCCTGTATGCGATCCTGCTTTAAAAGTTTCATTGGCTCTAGAATTTGAAGAGCATTGTAAAAAACATAAAAAAAATATCGTTTATACTCAAGTTTCCCAAGAATTTGGAGATTGGGGGGTGCGACACTATAATGGCGCGCTAATTGAGGTAGGGCATGACTTTTTTGTAGATCCTCATCTTGATCCTACAGCAGGACGTGATGCAAGGATGTTGCGTAAAAAAGTTAAGCATGCCTTAACTGAAGGAACTTCTATTCATGAGTACACTTCACCACAAGCAGAACTAGAACAAGCCATGGAGCAAGCTAAGCAAACTTGGCTAAAGGGCAGGAAAGGGCCTCAGATCTATCTTTCAAATATTCATCTATTTAATAATCGCTCAGGAAAAAGATGGTTTTATGCTATTAAAGGAAACCGTTTAGTGGGGCAATGCATGTTAAATCAATTAGAAGCAAGGGGTGGCTGGGTCATCAATCTCTTAATGGCTACCCCAGAGGCTTCAGGGGGGACCACTGAACTCCTTGTTGTATCCATATTAGAACAATTACGCAAGGAAAATTGTCAATATCTTACCTTTGGTATGGTTCCCTTAGATAAAATTGATCGAATAACCGGCTTAAGTGCTTTTTCTAATTGGTTTACCAAAACGGCCTTTAAAGGTGCTAATTGGATGTTTAAGCTCGATGGCAAAAGAAAATATTGGCAAAAATATAAGCCCTATTACGAGAGCAGCCATCTTCTTTTTACCAATAAAAAATTTATGGCGCGCGATATGTTTGGGCTCATGCGTGCCATGAATGCCAGATTTTAA
- a CDS encoding Spx/MgsR family RNA polymerase-binding regulatory protein has protein sequence MSVLIYLHVKCSTCQKALRFLDKADLSYTAVDIVQSPPSLEELNKMLAYYKGDIKKLFNSSGRLYKELQLSQKLPYMPQNEALSLLHAQGMLVKRPFLLGDGIGLVGFQEEHWKHVFLR, from the coding sequence ATGTCTGTTCTTATTTATCTGCATGTAAAATGCTCTACTTGCCAGAAAGCTTTACGCTTTTTAGATAAAGCTGATCTTTCTTATACAGCAGTGGATATCGTGCAATCTCCCCCTTCTTTAGAGGAATTAAATAAAATGCTCGCTTATTATAAGGGGGATATAAAGAAGCTTTTTAACTCTTCTGGTAGGCTTTATAAAGAACTCCAATTGAGTCAAAAATTACCTTATATGCCTCAAAATGAAGCTTTATCTTTATTGCATGCCCAAGGAATGCTTGTTAAGCGGCCTTTCTTATTAGGGGATGGCATAGGCTTAGTAGGCTTTCAGGAAGAGCATTGGAAGCATGTTTTTTTAAGGTAG
- a CDS encoding DUF2147 domain-containing protein, which yields MKNFLLFTSLFLLILCQGFAGEEITGFWKTINEKTGRAESTLAIYEYQGKYYGRIVATFDEQGEIADTIDHPHDRAPGVLGNPYYAGLDIIWDLQQKGNKYTNGKILDPEKGRVYGAELWRQNDKLVVRGKLLCFGRNQIWLPLNEDELRGLFPQTGLPAFIPNIPKVK from the coding sequence ATGAAAAATTTTCTTTTGTTTACCTCGCTTTTTTTACTGATACTTTGCCAGGGGTTCGCGGGAGAAGAAATTACAGGTTTTTGGAAAACCATCAATGAGAAAACCGGCCGGGCAGAAAGCACTCTAGCCATTTATGAATATCAAGGGAAATATTATGGACGTATTGTGGCCACATTTGATGAGCAAGGTGAAATTGCGGATACTATCGATCATCCCCATGACAGAGCCCCAGGCGTCTTAGGTAATCCTTATTATGCTGGTTTAGATATTATTTGGGATCTGCAACAAAAAGGTAACAAATATACCAATGGAAAAATTTTAGATCCTGAAAAGGGCAGAGTGTATGGAGCTGAACTATGGCGTCAAAACGATAAGCTAGTGGTGCGGGGAAAATTGCTATGTTTTGGTAGAAATCAAATATGGTTGCCTCTTAATGAGGATGAGCTAAGGGGGCTGTTCCCGCAAACTGGCTTGCCTGCCTTTATACCTAACATCCCTAAAGTAAAATAG
- a CDS encoding DUF6790 family protein, with protein sequence MIGFILFGMALVFTLIHKRLIKHAELREILLSYLLFFNIGIMELIAFSGHIFKSDQIAALIGWSPGSPFQLEVGVADLAFGVLGILSLYFRGLFWVATVLSSAIFLMGNFCIHMASYLDHNKAPYNSGILVWFGNLVIPICLLILLRSYLKNFSSLPKF encoded by the coding sequence ATGATCGGTTTTATACTTTTTGGAATGGCACTAGTCTTTACCCTTATCCATAAGAGATTAATTAAACATGCTGAGCTTCGGGAGATTTTACTTTCTTATCTCCTCTTTTTTAATATTGGAATAATGGAGCTTATTGCTTTTAGTGGGCATATTTTCAAGTCTGACCAGATTGCAGCTTTAATTGGATGGTCACCCGGCAGTCCTTTTCAGTTGGAAGTAGGCGTAGCTGACCTAGCTTTTGGAGTCTTAGGGATCCTATCCCTTTATTTCCGGGGTTTATTTTGGGTGGCCACCGTGTTAAGCTCTGCTATTTTTTTGATGGGCAATTTTTGCATACACATGGCTTCCTATCTGGACCATAATAAAGCTCCTTATAATAGCGGTATTTTAGTATGGTTTGGTAACTTGGTGATACCCATCTGTCTATTAATTCTGCTGAGAAGCTATCTCAAAAATTTTTCTTCCTTGCCTAAATTTTAA